A single window of Leclercia adecarboxylata DNA harbors:
- the hpaA gene encoding 4-hydroxyphenylacetate catabolism regulatory protein HpaA, translating to MCQSPIANIDISKEYDESLGTDDVHYQSFGRMAAFFGRDMQAHRHDHYFQMHFLDTGQIELQLDDHRYSVQAPLFVLTPPSVPHAFFTESDSDGHVLTVHEDLIWPLLEVLYPGTRETFGLPGICLSLADKPDELAALSHYWRLIERESTAQLAGREHTLALLAQAVFTLLLRNAPLDDHAANGMRGELKLFQRFNQMVDGHYHQHWTVPDFARELHLTESRLTDICRRFANRPPKRLIFDRQLREARRLLLFSDNTVSEIAWQLGFKDPAYFARFFNRLVGCSPSMYRAQKVPVS from the coding sequence ATGTGCCAGAGCCCGATTGCCAATATCGACATCAGCAAAGAGTACGACGAGAGTCTGGGGACGGACGATGTGCATTATCAGTCCTTTGGCCGTATGGCGGCCTTTTTTGGCCGCGATATGCAGGCCCATCGCCACGACCACTATTTTCAGATGCACTTTCTCGATACCGGGCAGATTGAGCTGCAGCTGGACGATCATCGCTACTCGGTGCAGGCGCCGCTGTTTGTCCTCACCCCGCCGTCGGTACCGCACGCGTTCTTTACCGAATCGGACAGCGACGGCCACGTGCTGACGGTGCACGAGGATCTGATCTGGCCGCTGCTTGAGGTGCTCTATCCCGGCACCCGGGAGACCTTCGGGCTGCCGGGGATCTGCCTGTCGCTCGCCGATAAACCCGACGAGCTGGCGGCGCTCTCTCATTACTGGCGGCTGATTGAACGGGAGTCCACCGCCCAGCTTGCCGGGCGGGAACATACTCTGGCGCTGCTGGCTCAGGCGGTATTTACCCTACTGCTGCGCAACGCCCCTCTGGACGATCACGCCGCCAACGGCATGCGCGGCGAGCTGAAACTGTTCCAGCGTTTCAACCAGATGGTTGACGGTCACTACCACCAGCACTGGACGGTGCCGGATTTTGCCCGCGAATTGCACCTCACCGAGTCGCGGCTGACCGACATCTGTCGCCGCTTCGCCAACCGGCCACCAAAACGCCTCATCTTCGACCGCCAGCTGCGCGAGGCCAGGCGGCTATTGCTCTTCTCCGACAACACGGTCAGCGAAATTGCCTGGCAGCTGGGGTTTAAAGACCCGGCCTATTTTGCCCGGTTTTTTAACCGGCTGGTGGGATGCTCGCCGAGTATGTATCGGGCGCAGAAAGTGCCGGTGTCGTGA
- a CDS encoding type IV toxin-antitoxin system AbiEi family antitoxin: MSSKLNWLLQNTSPGSLVLQSWLTRNNISPSLAFKYAQNGWLNKLRAGVYARPGREPDWSDALACLQNQLAAPVYLAGLTSLSWQGRSHYLQLKQSQCWLSVENKTPLPKWFKEFPGVEWRVISGLKLPQLDEKYRIDLEVTGKKLTASAPELAAYELLSTVPQDISFEHAAELFQGLVNLNPRKVEEMLVLSQAVQTKRLYLFFASFYEHAWLKRVDISKVGLGSGNRQIVANGKLNTQFQITVPENFTTKGRNYG; this comes from the coding sequence ATGTCCTCAAAATTAAACTGGCTGCTGCAAAACACCTCTCCCGGAAGCCTGGTTTTGCAATCCTGGCTGACCCGGAACAACATCTCGCCATCTCTGGCATTTAAATATGCGCAAAATGGCTGGTTAAACAAACTGCGTGCCGGTGTTTATGCGCGCCCGGGGCGTGAACCAGACTGGAGCGATGCGCTGGCGTGTCTGCAAAACCAGCTTGCTGCCCCTGTTTATCTCGCCGGACTAACCAGCTTGTCCTGGCAAGGACGTTCCCATTACCTGCAGCTTAAACAGAGCCAATGTTGGCTTAGTGTTGAAAACAAAACGCCACTCCCGAAATGGTTTAAAGAATTTCCCGGCGTTGAATGGCGAGTGATATCAGGCCTGAAGCTCCCGCAGCTGGATGAAAAATACCGTATTGATCTTGAGGTAACAGGGAAAAAATTAACTGCCAGCGCGCCAGAACTGGCAGCATATGAACTGTTAAGCACGGTGCCTCAGGACATCTCATTTGAGCACGCAGCCGAGCTTTTTCAGGGGCTCGTTAATCTCAATCCGCGCAAAGTAGAGGAAATGCTTGTACTCAGCCAGGCAGTGCAAACCAAGCGTCTGTATCTGTTTTTCGCCAGTTTCTATGAGCATGCGTGGCTCAAACGCGTTGATATCAGCAAAGTCGGCCTGGGGTCGGGCAACCGACAAATCGTTGCTAATGGTAAGCTGAACACGCAATTCCAGATCACCGTGCCCGAAAATTTCACTACGAAGGGAAGAAACTATGGATAG
- a CDS encoding nucleotidyl transferase AbiEii/AbiGii toxin family protein produces MNLFIRNFPRLSVDIDLAYIPLESRELALPKVREALSRIATELEMQAGISAVLQTNNSDEMRIIVTSDDAQIKIEVSPVARGTLYPPQERDVVEVVEDEFGFATIPVVSLPDLYGGKLCAALDRQHPRDFYDVKMLLDTQGIDRAIFNGFITYLLSHNRPLSEILSPRWKDITEPFHSEFSGMTFDNVSLEELVEVPGRMLSVLKAHFTQQDFDFLMSFKRGAPDWNWAPESHIKNLPAIQWKLRNVGRMSEDKRAQSLEKLEKVLDEWVS; encoded by the coding sequence ATCAATTTGTTCATTCGCAATTTTCCCCGTCTGTCAGTTGATATCGATCTTGCATATATTCCGCTGGAGAGCAGAGAATTGGCGCTACCTAAGGTACGGGAAGCACTTAGCCGCATCGCCACTGAACTGGAGATGCAAGCCGGGATAAGCGCGGTGCTGCAAACGAATAATTCTGATGAGATGCGCATAATTGTCACCAGTGACGATGCACAAATTAAAATAGAAGTCTCGCCGGTTGCACGGGGAACATTGTATCCCCCGCAAGAACGTGATGTCGTGGAAGTCGTAGAGGACGAATTTGGGTTTGCCACGATCCCGGTCGTTTCACTTCCTGATTTGTATGGCGGCAAATTATGCGCTGCGCTGGATCGCCAGCATCCCAGAGACTTTTACGATGTAAAAATGCTCCTGGATACACAAGGAATCGACCGCGCTATTTTCAATGGTTTTATTACTTACCTGCTCAGCCATAATCGTCCGTTGTCCGAGATCCTCAGCCCACGCTGGAAAGATATTACCGAGCCCTTTCATAGTGAATTTAGCGGCATGACCTTTGACAATGTGTCTCTGGAAGAGCTTGTTGAAGTTCCAGGAAGGATGTTAAGCGTGTTGAAAGCGCATTTCACTCAGCAAGACTTCGATTTTTTGATGTCATTTAAACGTGGCGCACCTGACTGGAATTGGGCGCCGGAAAGCCATATTAAAAATTTGCCAGCTATTCAATGGAAATTGCGCAACGTTGGCAGGATGTCAGAGGATAAACGTGCTCAGTCGCTAGAGAAACTGGAAAAGGTTCTGGACGAATGGGTAAGCTAA
- the hpaX gene encoding 4-hydroxyphenylacetate permease: MTTPTLQDNKAVEHRVINKLFRRLIVFLFILFVFSFLDRINIGFAGLTMGKDLGLTSTMFGLAATLFYVTYVLCGIPSNIMLAKIGARRWIAGIMVVWGIASTCTMFATSPQTLYVLRMLVGIAEAGFLPGILVYLTWWFPAYHRARANALFMIAMPVTMMLGSILSGYILALDGLWNLKGWQWLFLLEGLPSVVLGVVTWFFLNDTPDQATWLDDEEKQTLKTMIAREQENAVAHAATPRSTLREVLTPAVLLYTLAYFCLTNTLSAINIWTPQILQSFNTGSSNIVIGLLAAIPQFCTILGMLWWSRRSDRLKERKKHTILPYLFAAAGWLLASATDHSLIQLLGIIMASTGSFTAMAIFWTTPDQVISLQSRAVALAVINAIGNVGSAVSPLLIGILRDATGSFSSGLWFVAGLLVVGALVLTRIPMTRQESRESAPGMAAQKIH; this comes from the coding sequence ATGACGACCCCTACCCTGCAAGATAATAAAGCCGTTGAACATCGCGTCATTAATAAGCTGTTCCGTCGTTTGATCGTGTTTCTCTTTATTCTGTTCGTTTTCTCGTTCCTCGATCGCATCAACATCGGCTTTGCCGGGCTGACGATGGGGAAAGATCTGGGTCTGACTTCAACCATGTTTGGCCTGGCCGCCACGCTGTTTTACGTCACCTATGTATTGTGCGGGATCCCCAGCAACATCATGCTGGCGAAGATCGGCGCGCGCCGCTGGATCGCCGGGATCATGGTGGTGTGGGGCATCGCCTCGACCTGCACCATGTTCGCTACCAGCCCGCAGACGCTTTACGTTCTGCGTATGCTGGTGGGCATTGCCGAAGCCGGCTTCCTGCCGGGGATCCTGGTCTATCTGACCTGGTGGTTCCCCGCCTATCATCGCGCCCGCGCCAACGCGCTGTTTATGATCGCCATGCCGGTGACCATGATGCTGGGCTCGATCCTCTCGGGCTATATTCTGGCGCTGGATGGGCTGTGGAACCTGAAGGGCTGGCAGTGGTTGTTCCTGCTGGAGGGGCTGCCGTCGGTGGTGCTTGGCGTGGTGACCTGGTTCTTCCTGAACGACACGCCGGATCAGGCCACCTGGCTGGACGACGAAGAGAAGCAGACCCTGAAAACGATGATCGCCCGCGAGCAGGAGAACGCCGTGGCGCATGCCGCTACGCCGCGTTCGACGCTACGTGAAGTGCTGACCCCGGCGGTGCTGCTCTACACGCTGGCCTATTTCTGTCTGACCAACACCCTGAGCGCCATCAACATCTGGACGCCGCAGATCCTGCAGAGCTTTAACACCGGCAGCAGCAACATCGTGATTGGCCTGCTGGCGGCGATCCCGCAGTTTTGTACCATCCTTGGCATGCTGTGGTGGAGCCGCCGCTCGGACAGGCTGAAAGAGCGAAAAAAGCACACCATCCTGCCGTACCTGTTTGCGGCGGCGGGATGGCTGCTGGCGTCGGCGACCGATCACAGCCTGATCCAGCTGCTTGGCATCATCATGGCCTCAACCGGGTCGTTTACCGCCATGGCGATCTTCTGGACCACCCCGGATCAGGTTATTAGCCTCCAGTCCCGGGCGGTGGCGCTGGCGGTGATCAACGCCATCGGCAACGTCGGTTCCGCCGTCAGCCCGCTGCTGATCGGCATTCTGCGCGACGCCACCGGCAGCTTCAGCTCCGGGCTGTGGTTCGTGGCCGGACTGCTGGTGGTGGGAGCGCTGGTACTGACGCGGATCCCGATGACCCGCCAGGAGAGCCGTGAAAGCGCGCCGGGGATGGCGGCGCAGAAGATCCATTAA